From Desulfovibrio desulfuricans, a single genomic window includes:
- a CDS encoding methyl-accepting chemotaxis protein, translating into MNRSISLKLMLGIAAIIIIPMGILFALTSRGIATLSEESFAKSAIGELRQVSNVVTAMFDEYKLNVGMLAVDPLMAQLPQMTTSHVTATEPTPSSPDAGDTAGKALDAVFRLYRETHPSYTNVYAGNMEGAFVLNSPVSGKTQPSGYDPRKRPWWGMAVSDPAKSYITSAYKSTDGQPMVSACRAVRDSSGKVTGVAAIDITLGTLTDLIKNVHIGRTGFVILVQDDGVVISDPKNPQHNFQKIDGIGNDALAALFKSGAATGEAVFSGKQYEAVVYNSPELKWKFIGLIEKSELMEPVNAAVWQFATGMLASLIGICIGIWVLAGRLIITPLKTVGVFLKDISAGVYGSLANRRVDEIGVIFESLNSMSATLKSNISEIEAKTVEAQQQADAANAATREAEAARLHAERAKAEGMLEAARQLEHMVQMLHQEVSTLASSSEDIREATLVQRQRIHETATAMEEMNSTVLEVAKNASHAAAQGTDARDKANQGAEVVGRSLEAMRASEQKALELREAMGDLDKQAHGIGAIMTTIEDIADQTNLLALNAAIEAARAGEAGRGFAVVADEVRKLAEKTMHATKEVSDSILSIQRVAGINVQSVEEAVQGLDHASSLAGESGAALGDIVTSTNQSAGQIQSIATAAEQQAATSEEINKSIDEINAIAGQTDERAEASLQATRRLEDLALSLSGLIKELKDQSS; encoded by the coding sequence ATGAACAGATCCATATCGCTCAAGCTGATGCTTGGCATTGCGGCAATCATCATCATACCTATGGGCATACTATTTGCCCTTACATCGCGTGGCATTGCAACGCTTTCAGAAGAAAGCTTTGCCAAGTCCGCCATTGGCGAACTGCGGCAGGTCAGCAATGTTGTCACAGCCATGTTTGATGAATACAAGCTCAACGTTGGCATGCTGGCTGTTGATCCCCTTATGGCGCAATTACCGCAGATGACCACAAGTCATGTAACAGCAACGGAACCCACACCGTCCAGCCCCGATGCAGGCGATACTGCTGGCAAGGCGCTGGATGCCGTGTTTCGTCTGTACCGGGAGACGCACCCTTCATATACCAATGTTTACGCGGGCAATATGGAAGGCGCATTTGTGCTCAACAGCCCCGTGAGCGGCAAAACCCAGCCATCTGGCTACGATCCGCGCAAACGCCCCTGGTGGGGCATGGCCGTGTCTGACCCGGCCAAGAGCTACATCACCAGCGCCTATAAGAGCACCGATGGTCAGCCCATGGTCAGCGCCTGCCGCGCCGTGCGCGATAGCAGCGGCAAAGTTACAGGTGTTGCGGCCATAGATATTACTCTGGGCACCCTCACAGACCTCATCAAAAACGTGCATATTGGCCGCACGGGTTTTGTTATTCTGGTGCAGGATGACGGCGTGGTTATATCCGACCCCAAAAACCCGCAGCACAATTTTCAGAAAATAGACGGCATTGGCAACGATGCCCTGGCTGCCCTGTTCAAGTCCGGTGCGGCTACGGGCGAGGCTGTCTTTAGCGGCAAGCAGTATGAAGCTGTGGTGTACAATTCGCCGGAACTCAAGTGGAAGTTTATTGGCCTCATTGAAAAAAGCGAACTCATGGAGCCTGTCAACGCCGCTGTGTGGCAGTTTGCTACCGGTATGCTGGCAAGCCTGATTGGCATTTGCATAGGTATCTGGGTGCTGGCCGGGCGGCTCATTATTACGCCTTTGAAGACCGTGGGCGTTTTCCTCAAAGATATTTCCGCTGGTGTGTACGGCAGTCTCGCCAATCGCCGTGTTGACGAAATAGGCGTGATTTTTGAGTCCCTCAATTCCATGAGCGCTACCCTTAAATCCAATATTTCGGAGATTGAGGCCAAAACTGTTGAAGCGCAGCAACAGGCCGACGCAGCAAACGCCGCTACGCGCGAGGCCGAGGCCGCCCGCCTGCACGCCGAGCGCGCCAAGGCCGAGGGCATGCTTGAAGCCGCGCGCCAGCTCGAACATATGGTGCAGATGCTCCATCAGGAAGTGAGCACACTCGCGAGCAGTTCAGAAGATATCCGCGAGGCCACGCTCGTGCAGCGGCAGCGCATCCACGAAACCGCCACGGCTATGGAAGAAATGAACTCCACTGTGCTGGAGGTTGCCAAAAACGCCTCGCATGCCGCCGCCCAGGGTACGGATGCGAGGGACAAGGCCAATCAGGGCGCAGAGGTCGTGGGGCGGTCGCTTGAGGCCATGCGCGCCTCGGAGCAGAAGGCTCTTGAACTGCGCGAAGCTATGGGCGATCTGGATAAACAGGCTCACGGCATCGGCGCGATCATGACCACCATTGAAGACATAGCCGATCAAACAAATCTGTTGGCCCTGAATGCGGCCATTGAGGCCGCCCGCGCGGGCGAGGCGGGCAGAGGCTTTGCCGTTGTGGCCGATGAAGTGCGCAAACTGGCAGAAAAGACCATGCACGCCACCAAGGAAGTGAGCGACTCAATCCTCTCCATCCAGCGGGTAGCAGGAATCAACGTGCAATCTGTGGAAGAAGCCGTGCAGGGTCTTGACCATGCCTCATCGCTGGCTGGCGAGTCCGGCGCGGCGCTGGGCGACATTGTTACCAGCACAAACCAGTCGGCAGGGCAGATTCAGTCCATTGCCACTGCGGCAGAGCAGCAGGCCGCCACATCTGAAGAAATCAACAAGTCCATTGACGAAATCAACGCCATCGCCGGTCAGACGGACGAGCGCGCCGAAGCCTCTCTCCAGGCCACCCGACGGCTGGAAGATCTGGCTCTGTCGCTTTCCGGTCTTATCAAGGAGCTGAAAGATCAGTCGTCATAG
- the cas1c gene encoding type I-C CRISPR-associated endonuclease Cas1c, with the protein MKPLLNTLFVTTQESYLAKDGECVAVYQGDALKGKIPIHTLGGLVLFGQISCSPFLLGHCAENGVTVSWLTQYGRFLASMHGPVSGNVLLRREQYRRADDDAASAAIAAAIVIGKIANCRTVLMRAARERPTASLDAAVARLAQCLARLREPLPLNMVRGVEGEAAQVYFGVFANLIQAKDAAFRFDGRNRRPPLDAVNCLLSFLYTLLAHDVRGALESCGLDPAVGFLHRDRPGRPSLALDIMEEFRPYLADRLACTLINRGQVRAKGFRKTESGAVIMDDATRKDVISAWQERKQETVEHPFLQEKMAAGLLYHCQARLLARYLRGDLDAYPPFVIR; encoded by the coding sequence ATGAAACCGCTGCTCAATACGCTGTTTGTTACAACTCAAGAAAGTTATCTGGCCAAGGATGGCGAATGCGTGGCTGTGTATCAGGGGGATGCGCTTAAAGGAAAAATCCCCATTCACACGCTTGGCGGCCTTGTACTGTTTGGGCAGATTTCATGCAGCCCCTTTTTGCTGGGTCACTGCGCGGAAAACGGTGTAACAGTGTCGTGGTTGACCCAATATGGGCGGTTTCTGGCATCCATGCACGGGCCCGTGAGCGGCAATGTGTTGCTGCGGCGTGAGCAATACCGCCGTGCGGATGATGATGCGGCTTCTGCCGCCATTGCCGCCGCCATAGTAATCGGCAAAATCGCCAATTGCCGCACGGTGCTGATGCGTGCAGCGCGCGAGAGGCCGACTGCAAGCCTTGATGCAGCAGTGGCCCGTCTGGCCCAATGCCTTGCCCGCCTGCGCGAGCCTTTGCCGCTCAATATGGTGCGCGGCGTTGAAGGTGAGGCGGCGCAAGTGTATTTTGGCGTATTTGCCAACCTTATTCAGGCAAAAGACGCCGCCTTCCGCTTTGATGGCCGCAACCGCCGACCACCCCTTGATGCTGTTAACTGCCTTCTTTCTTTTCTATATACACTTCTGGCGCACGATGTTCGCGGGGCGCTCGAAAGTTGCGGGCTTGATCCTGCCGTGGGCTTTTTGCACCGTGACAGACCCGGACGCCCCAGCCTGGCTCTGGACATCATGGAAGAGTTTCGTCCTTATCTGGCAGACAGGCTGGCCTGCACCCTTATCAACCGGGGGCAGGTGAGGGCCAAGGGCTTTCGTAAAACAGAATCTGGCGCTGTGATAATGGACGATGCCACCCGCAAGGATGTGATCTCTGCATGGCAGGAGCGAAAACAGGAAACTGTGGAGCATCCATTTTTGCAGGAAAAAATGGCGGCGGGCCTCTTGTATCACTGCCAGGCGCGTTTGCTCGCCCGATATTTGCGCGGCGATCTGGATGCATACCCTCCCTTTGTGATTCGGTGA
- a CDS encoding HD domain-containing phosphohydrolase, with product MKTQELNEQSVAGRYRLKKAAVAAVSLSLFAVAAAVAYGLCTLQLKNVTQDILNNQREMQQSWVDKSLESIRAWHATVVEQARLVSSAEMFRLFAVDVRNLGSDGESRLSAPDAMENGDESLRNLAEQMGYMQDLLRDFARGKNWVSARIVSPKGNPFVVSKGDAPLGEAQVALVTRAVDRKTVVFGPVRALGDTMVIDLADPMYEVLGRGESVPVAVLFATLPVDRVLTAFLAQRQDQYGGLLPRILQAGGSGTEAVLLRDAKPALEPVQHMTPLADGLGFKRRQGLVGGGEAYSLGSYMNSLGWLVTIEAPADMVDALVESQAKQIYGLGILGSLGTALLLAFIWASLVSRSHRATAQHFKHLYTLIRQQKIMLDSVNASLQAGLMLMDKNGRLQMCNPAFCQMAGKDEEALKGIPVGEALPEDAALRLMEGMAQVSASGKEGSIEISVPQPGDVRLFRVTLFPFEDHDNSGEEGKGGCVGIFQDITEFRRRAEAARERQANSIAALVRAIESVDVNLIGHSMKMEHVADLLSGAMSLPDKDRETLRLAARLSQVGKIFVPRELLTKKGKLTPEEQAEVMRAPEYAYGILRDMQFNLPVPDAVFQMGERMDGSGLPQHLAGEAINHNARILAVVNAFCAMVSPRSYRAGMQPEEAVALLMKDKGFDSQIVSALANVAAADLQQAIATADAASKKSAHAAESGVMEGQDGQSEQEKSAGSRSENSAAAE from the coding sequence ATGAAAACGCAGGAACTTAATGAGCAGTCCGTTGCTGGTCGCTATCGTCTGAAAAAAGCCGCGGTGGCTGCTGTCAGCCTGTCGCTTTTTGCTGTGGCTGCGGCTGTGGCTTACGGCCTCTGCACCTTGCAGCTCAAGAACGTTACGCAGGATATTCTGAATAACCAGCGTGAAATGCAGCAATCGTGGGTGGATAAATCGCTGGAATCCATCCGCGCGTGGCATGCAACCGTTGTTGAGCAGGCGCGGCTGGTGAGCAGCGCGGAGATGTTCCGCCTGTTTGCCGTGGATGTGCGCAACCTTGGCTCCGATGGCGAGTCGCGCCTTTCCGCGCCTGATGCCATGGAAAACGGCGATGAATCGCTGCGCAATCTTGCCGAACAGATGGGCTATATGCAGGATCTGCTGCGGGACTTTGCACGCGGCAAAAACTGGGTTTCTGCAAGGATTGTTTCGCCCAAGGGCAATCCCTTTGTGGTGAGCAAAGGGGATGCACCCCTTGGCGAGGCCCAGGTGGCCCTTGTGACCCGCGCCGTGGACAGGAAAACTGTTGTTTTTGGTCCTGTGCGCGCCCTTGGCGACACAATGGTTATTGATCTGGCCGATCCCATGTACGAAGTGCTGGGCCGGGGCGAAAGCGTCCCCGTTGCCGTGCTTTTTGCCACTCTTCCTGTGGACAGGGTGCTGACGGCATTTCTTGCCCAGCGACAGGATCAGTACGGCGGACTGCTGCCGCGCATTTTGCAGGCCGGCGGCAGCGGCACAGAGGCCGTGCTGCTGCGCGATGCCAAACCTGCGCTTGAGCCAGTGCAGCACATGACGCCACTGGCTGACGGCCTTGGCTTCAAGCGTCGGCAGGGGCTTGTGGGCGGCGGGGAGGCCTATTCCCTCGGCAGCTACATGAACAGTCTGGGCTGGCTTGTGACCATTGAAGCTCCGGCAGATATGGTTGATGCGCTGGTGGAAAGCCAGGCAAAGCAGATATACGGTCTGGGCATTCTTGGCAGCCTTGGCACGGCGCTTTTGCTGGCCTTTATCTGGGCTTCGCTGGTGAGCCGCTCGCACAGGGCCACTGCCCAGCATTTCAAGCATCTGTACACGCTTATCCGCCAGCAGAAGATCATGCTCGACAGCGTCAACGCCTCGTTGCAGGCCGGGCTTATGCTCATGGACAAAAATGGGCGCTTGCAGATGTGCAACCCGGCCTTCTGCCAGATGGCGGGCAAGGACGAGGAAGCCCTCAAGGGAATCCCCGTGGGCGAGGCCCTGCCGGAAGATGCCGCCCTTCGGCTTATGGAGGGCATGGCCCAGGTAAGCGCCAGCGGCAAGGAAGGCAGCATAGAGATTTCTGTTCCCCAACCCGGGGATGTGCGCCTTTTCCGCGTGACCCTGTTCCCCTTTGAAGATCACGACAATTCCGGGGAAGAAGGCAAGGGCGGCTGCGTGGGTATTTTCCAGGATATTACGGAATTCCGCCGCCGCGCTGAGGCCGCGCGTGAACGTCAGGCCAACAGCATTGCCGCCCTTGTGCGGGCCATTGAAAGTGTGGACGTGAACCTCATCGGGCACTCCATGAAGATGGAGCATGTGGCAGACCTGCTCTCCGGCGCCATGAGCCTGCCCGACAAGGACAGGGAAACCCTGCGGCTTGCGGCCCGCCTTTCGCAGGTGGGCAAGATTTTTGTGCCGCGCGAGCTGCTCACCAAGAAGGGCAAGCTCACCCCCGAGGAACAGGCCGAGGTTATGCGCGCGCCGGAGTATGCCTATGGCATCCTGCGCGACATGCAGTTCAACCTGCCAGTGCCGGACGCCGTCTTCCAGATGGGCGAACGTATGGACGGTTCAGGCCTGCCCCAGCATCTGGCCGGGGAGGCCATCAATCACAATGCGCGCATTCTGGCCGTGGTCAACGCCTTCTGCGCCATGGTCAGCCCACGTTCCTACCGCGCGGGCATGCAGCCCGAAGAAGCCGTTGCCCTGCTCATGAAGGACAAGGGCTTTGACAGCCAGATTGTCAGCGCGCTTGCCAATGTTGCTGCGGCAGATTTGCAACAGGCCATTGCCACCGCCGATGCGGCCAGCAAAAAATCTGCTCATGCCGCAGAATCCGGTGTAATGGAAGGGCAGGACGGGCAAAGTGAGCAGGAAAAATCCGCTGGCTCACGGTCAGAAAATTCTGCCGCCGCCGAATAG
- a CDS encoding transglutaminase-like cysteine peptidase yields MPKLRYSKFALVAALSGGMAALLACLLFWGNGWNPALAGSLNLQPRAAIGNAEVSEPPAVSSAAAENNAVPAVAAPDPTSPGAEQNGSNEANSALPTADQQPAQQLELQSGPQTIQQAGADSIVQPLTDADSAEQPPSPESSQQTGKPDSSAAPNAPAKVAVPDAAKGAAQSAAQPATPAHDSKVQLFGTVEFKRPLSTLPGWLDLLKRNQMDPIFIPGKVFKKGVTWDTFKSKAPLNNKMELLRYVNSFWNTWPYVEDIVNWRQEDYWEIPAEFLKKSGDCEDYSIIKYFTLKELGIPPENMRVVVVRDTIRNFAHAVLVVYLNADAFILDNLSNSVLSHTKVRQYSPQYSVNEFGRWAHMKGRKID; encoded by the coding sequence ATGCCCAAACTTCGATACTCCAAATTTGCTCTGGTCGCGGCCCTCTCCGGGGGAATGGCGGCCCTTTTGGCGTGTCTGCTGTTCTGGGGAAATGGCTGGAACCCCGCCCTGGCTGGTTCGCTCAATCTGCAACCACGCGCAGCCATTGGCAATGCCGAAGTTTCCGAGCCGCCAGCAGTGTCTTCCGCCGCTGCGGAAAACAATGCAGTACCGGCTGTTGCAGCACCCGATCCGACGAGTCCGGGGGCTGAACAGAACGGCAGCAATGAGGCAAACTCTGCTTTGCCCACTGCTGATCAGCAGCCAGCGCAGCAGTTAGAGCTGCAATCGGGCCCCCAGACAATCCAGCAGGCAGGCGCTGATTCCATCGTTCAACCTCTGACGGACGCTGATAGCGCAGAGCAGCCCCCATCCCCGGAATCATCCCAACAAACTGGAAAACCTGATTCTTCCGCCGCACCCAATGCCCCCGCCAAGGTCGCGGTACCGGATGCCGCAAAAGGCGCGGCGCAATCCGCAGCACAGCCTGCAACACCTGCGCACGATTCCAAGGTGCAGCTTTTTGGCACTGTGGAGTTCAAGCGCCCTTTATCTACTCTGCCGGGCTGGCTTGATCTGCTCAAGCGCAACCAGATGGATCCCATATTCATACCTGGCAAGGTGTTCAAAAAGGGCGTTACATGGGACACGTTCAAATCAAAAGCTCCGCTGAACAACAAGATGGAACTGCTGCGCTACGTGAATTCTTTCTGGAATACGTGGCCCTATGTGGAAGATATCGTCAACTGGCGGCAGGAAGACTATTGGGAAATTCCGGCGGAGTTTCTGAAAAAGTCTGGCGACTGCGAAGACTATTCCATTATCAAGTATTTTACTCTTAAGGAATTGGGCATTCCGCCCGAAAACATGCGTGTTGTGGTTGTGCGCGACACAATCAGAAATTTTGCCCATGCTGTTCTGGTCGTATACCTGAACGCCGATGCCTTTATTCTGGATAATCTCAGTAATTCAGTGCTTTCGCACACCAAGGTGCGGCAATACAGCCCGCAGTATTCGGTCAATGAGTTCGGTCGGTGGGCCCATATGAAGGGCCGCAAAATAGACTAA
- a CDS encoding FAD-binding oxidoreductase, with amino-acid sequence MTGEFLTSLTPEHKKFLVNLFKDGVSFDPKVLRVYASDASLLTGTVLAMVRPESAGQLCEFMRWADAEHVAVHPRGRGTSLSGGCVPTVPGIVVSMLGMDKIIEINKEDFVAVVEPGVNTALLQAECEKLGMFYPPDPASGKATSVGGNVITCAGGLRAVKYGVTRDYVLGLEAVLPGGELVKFGGRSHKDVIGLDLGRLFVGSEGTLGIVTRLILKLLPRPEASASVLVGYPSLDAALASMGKVFAAGILPCAVEFMNETVLEILARTGDVPWPDSVKSLLLFQVDGSKETVPLENARLANQLDDALWRMEGVGKQEEDKLWAYRRRVSAASYVLGPDRIGGDMAVPRGSILKAVRKFEEIAASNGKRLIAFGHAGDGNIHANLHYDASDADDARRTQKTHHELDAAALECGGSLSGEHGGGCLKEVGKQLGQKEHALMLRVRRVFDPSGILNPGKGY; translated from the coding sequence ATGACAGGGGAATTTCTGACCTCGCTCACCCCTGAGCACAAGAAGTTTCTTGTGAATCTGTTCAAGGACGGCGTGTCCTTTGACCCCAAGGTGCTGCGCGTTTACGCATCGGATGCCAGTCTGCTCACGGGTACGGTGCTGGCCATGGTTCGGCCCGAAAGTGCCGGGCAGTTGTGCGAATTTATGCGCTGGGCAGATGCGGAGCATGTGGCCGTGCACCCGCGCGGGCGCGGCACCAGCCTTTCCGGCGGCTGCGTGCCCACGGTTCCCGGCATTGTGGTTTCCATGCTGGGCATGGATAAAATCATCGAGATCAATAAGGAAGATTTTGTTGCCGTGGTGGAACCGGGCGTTAATACGGCTCTGCTTCAGGCAGAGTGCGAAAAGCTGGGCATGTTTTACCCGCCGGATCCGGCCAGCGGCAAGGCAACCAGCGTTGGCGGCAATGTCATCACCTGCGCCGGGGGGCTGCGCGCTGTAAAATACGGCGTTACCCGCGATTACGTGCTTGGCCTGGAGGCCGTGTTGCCCGGCGGCGAACTGGTAAAGTTCGGTGGCCGCTCCCACAAGGATGTCATAGGCCTTGATCTCGGGCGGCTCTTTGTGGGCAGCGAGGGCACGCTTGGCATTGTGACCAGGCTCATTCTCAAGCTTTTGCCCCGGCCCGAGGCTTCAGCATCGGTGCTTGTGGGCTATCCTTCGCTGGATGCCGCCCTGGCCTCCATGGGCAAGGTTTTTGCCGCAGGTATTCTGCCCTGCGCGGTGGAATTCATGAATGAAACCGTGCTGGAAATCCTTGCCAGAACCGGCGATGTGCCGTGGCCGGACAGCGTTAAATCGTTGCTGCTGTTTCAGGTGGACGGCAGCAAGGAGACTGTGCCGCTTGAGAATGCCCGCCTTGCCAACCAGCTTGATGACGCCCTGTGGCGTATGGAGGGCGTTGGCAAGCAAGAGGAAGACAAGCTGTGGGCCTACAGGCGCAGGGTTTCGGCTGCCTCCTATGTGCTCGGCCCAGACCGCATCGGCGGCGACATGGCCGTGCCGCGCGGTTCCATTCTTAAGGCCGTGCGCAAATTTGAAGAAATTGCCGCCAGCAACGGCAAGCGCCTCATCGCCTTTGGGCATGCTGGCGACGGCAACATCCACGCCAATCTGCATTATGATGCCTCTGACGCCGACGATGCCCGCCGCACACAGAAAACCCATCACGAACTGGATGCGGCAGCCCTTGAATGTGGCGGCAGCCTTTCTGGCGAGCACGGCGGCGGATGCCTGAAAGAAGTTGGCAAACAGCTCGGGCAGAAGGAGCACGCCCTCATGCTGCGCGTGCGCCGTGTCTTTGATCCCAGCGGTATTCTCAATCCCGGCAAGGGGTACTGA
- a CDS encoding (Fe-S)-binding protein: MKRGCTQCGECLNVCPVYALYKREEYAPKGKRLLLEQIDPEFGGSPDSSLPWEDIRELARLCAGCERCQQACARKLSTSDLLAEARARNPHWTQTLWDVWIRRAGPLWPMAGKIAMLAPDSVIPGVLRSSVETARALVDLEPCEPWMTLRPTRKVSGVRVALFSGCTAKNARPRWISNARQLLAGWGYDLVDIADFACCGGTLHHAGQLGALAEVRERNLELWRKAGKPVMASFCASCKHSLDSYTAVLSAEEGKEWKQKCVGLSSLLVEPQINPTGKAPAAVGYHHPCHWGTADPDLPLLTAGLPGLKKGTGLCCGMGGILKMSNPDLSADMARKCLEGFAPEIRHIVTGCSGCVMQLAAAGGKDMQVRHWLDVAALANSRT, encoded by the coding sequence ATGAAACGCGGCTGTACGCAATGCGGCGAATGCCTGAACGTCTGCCCTGTGTACGCGCTCTACAAGCGCGAGGAATACGCGCCCAAGGGCAAACGCCTGCTTCTGGAACAGATTGATCCCGAGTTCGGCGGCAGCCCGGATTCGTCCCTGCCCTGGGAGGATATCCGCGAACTGGCGCGCCTCTGCGCCGGGTGCGAGCGGTGTCAGCAGGCCTGCGCGCGCAAGCTTTCCACAAGCGACCTGCTGGCCGAGGCGCGGGCACGTAATCCTCACTGGACGCAAACTCTCTGGGATGTGTGGATTCGTCGAGCAGGCCCACTGTGGCCCATGGCGGGAAAAATCGCCATGCTTGCCCCAGATTCCGTTATTCCCGGCGTGTTGCGGTCTTCTGTGGAAACCGCCCGCGCACTGGTTGATCTGGAGCCTTGCGAACCGTGGATGACCCTGCGGCCTACCCGGAAGGTCAGCGGCGTGAGAGTGGCCCTGTTCAGCGGCTGTACGGCAAAAAATGCGCGTCCCCGCTGGATATCCAATGCCCGGCAACTGCTGGCAGGCTGGGGCTACGACCTTGTGGACATTGCGGATTTTGCCTGCTGCGGCGGTACGTTGCACCATGCCGGGCAGTTGGGGGCCCTGGCAGAAGTGCGCGAGCGCAATCTTGAGCTTTGGCGCAAGGCTGGCAAGCCTGTAATGGCGAGCTTTTGCGCTTCGTGCAAGCACAGTCTTGATAGCTACACCGCCGTTTTATCGGCGGAGGAGGGCAAGGAGTGGAAGCAGAAATGCGTTGGACTTTCCTCCCTGCTTGTGGAACCGCAGATCAACCCCACAGGCAAGGCCCCGGCAGCGGTGGGCTATCACCATCCCTGCCACTGGGGTACTGCTGATCCTGATTTGCCCTTGCTCACGGCTGGGCTGCCAGGCTTGAAAAAAGGCACTGGCCTGTGCTGCGGCATGGGCGGCATACTGAAAATGTCCAACCCCGATCTTTCAGCAGACATGGCGCGCAAATGCCTGGAGGGCTTTGCTCCTGAAATCCGGCATATTGTCACCGGGTGCAGCGGCTGCGTCATGCAGCTTGCCGCTGCGGGGGGCAAGGATATGCAGGTGCGCCACTGGCTTGATGTGGCTGCACTGGCAAACTCCCGCACCTAG
- the cas2 gene encoding CRISPR-associated endonuclease Cas2, with protein MLVLVSYDVNTQDSAGKRRLRQIARHCENWGQRVQFSVFECVVDPAQWVALRNNLLECMDEEKDSLRFYFLGANWKNRVEHVGAKPSYDPQGTLIL; from the coding sequence ATGCTCGTTCTCGTAAGCTATGATGTAAACACGCAAGATTCAGCCGGAAAACGCCGCTTGCGCCAAATAGCCCGCCATTGCGAAAACTGGGGGCAACGGGTGCAGTTTTCAGTTTTTGAATGCGTGGTTGACCCCGCCCAATGGGTCGCCCTGCGCAATAATTTGCTGGAATGTATGGATGAAGAAAAAGATAGCCTGCGTTTTTACTTTTTGGGTGCCAACTGGAAGAATCGTGTTGAACATGTTGGGGCCAAACCGTCCTATGACCCTCAAGGGACGCTGATTCTGTAA